TCTACCGCGCCTTGAATATGAGAAGCATCCCCCATAGACTGGGCTTTTCCGCCTTTTTTAAAGGTAAACATCCCGTGGGAAACCTTCGTTACTGGATTGTAGGTGGAATCAACTAAAATGATTCCATTTTGAAAATCAACCAAACCAGAGGCATCTATATTATTCTTTAAATCAAAGGCTACTTTACTCACCGGACTATCAAAAATCACATTGTAAAATGAGGCAATCTCATTCCCTGTAATTTGTTTGGCTGTTGTTGGCAGACCTTCAACCGTGAAAATAGTGTTTGAAGTGGTGCTTCCCTTAGTCAATCCATAGCCTCCATTGTTGATAAAATCGTGATAGTACATCACAGTTCCATCATTGGTAACATCTCCAGATACTTGATTTTCGAAGGTTCCATTAAAAGAGATAAAACTTTCCGGAGCAATGGATAATGTTCCTGAATTGACGATGGATAAAGGTTCTTGACTATATATAACGTTTCCTATTAAAAACAATAGGCTCGTTTGTATTATTTTAATTTTCATCTGTTTAAGTGAATAAAATTAATACTCAATTAAAACACGAATTGCATTTTAATCCTTTTGATAAGACAATGAGTTTAGCTTAAGCTAAACTCATTGCTCTTAAAAAACTATCGTAAAGTATAGTTTACATCTGTATTTTCTTGTGCATATTTAATCGCCCAAGTAATGGTATTCGCATATAAAATACTGTTATAAACTGTTGCTCCACCATAATAACTCTTAGTGATTGGAACACCTCCTTCAGCAGTTATTACTGCTGGCCAAATAGTTTGAGACTTATTTGTTGCATCTCCAGAAGTCCAACCACCATCTCCAACATAAACATAACCTAATGTTCTGTGTTTCAAGAACCAAGAACGAGATGGATTTCCTCCTTGGTAAGATAAACTAACATACTCATTAGAGTAACCTGTAATATAGTAGGAGTTGTTTACATCACTTCCTGCATCTTTTCCACGAACATCACCAAAAGGTCCATTCAAAATAGGATCATCCAAATTAACAATTGGGTTAATATAAGTTCCCCCTGTTCCAGATGCAGTTGCACCTGAAGAATTTGTCATTGCATTAATAACACCCGCTACTGAAGATGGAGTATTTTCTTGAGAATGAATTAACACTCCTTTTTTATTCTTCACAAACTCTTGTAGAATAGTCGTTGTTGCTGCATTTGGTATATAGTTATACCCCAGAACAATGATATCAATCTTATTATTATTAATTAGGTTCTTCAATGCTGTACCTTGATTCGTACCTCCATTTACAATGGTCAAACCATCTGTTTTCACTTTTCCATTAGGCCCGAAGTTTCCAGGCGCTTGAAGTATCGCTCTTGAAGATTGTGTATTAGAAGCTGTACCTGGTTGATATGTTCCTCCACCAAGACCTAAAACATTCATTCTACGGTACACAAACTCAATGTTTACATTACAACTATTTCCACCAGAAGTACTGTTTGTTGTAATCGTAAATCGGTGAACACCTCCATTTAAAGGAGTTCCATTTCCTCTCAATACTACTTCTTGTAATCCAGTACTAGTAAATGTTCCACTAGCACTAAATGTCACTCCATTAATTGTATTCGTTGAAATAGTATAATCTCCAACATATCCTACACTTGCATTTAATGTAATAGTATTAGATGCATTCATTGGAATGTTTGGTGCATAATTACCACTCACTGCAACAGAATTACAAAGTAAGCTATAAGCCACAGGTTGTTTTCCTACTGTAAGATCAAAAGAACATGGGGTAACTAAACCGGTTGCAGTATTCAAGGTAAAGGTATTTACTCCTGGTGTTGTAGGAGTACCAACGGCACTTAACACAACATCACGAGGCCCAATCGTATCAAATGAAAGTGGTCCTGAAGAGAAATAAATCCCTCCTACTGTATTTGTTTGAATCGAAGTCTGACCTGTTGCAGCAACATTTACTTTCAACGTAACCGTATGAGATGCAGTTACAGGTTCATCTTGTTGATAATAGCCTGAGAAAGTAGCTTGACTACAATCAACGGTAAATTCAATCGCTTTTACAGTCACTGGAATTACAGAACATGAACTTGGCGAATCAGAATTTGAAGAAATATTAAATAAATCTGTTCCTGAAGCTGTTGGTTTTCCTGTTCCAACTAGTTCAATAACTTGAACGCCATTTGTTGTAAATGTTCCTGAACCATTAAATGCATATCCATTTACTGTATTGGTTGAAATACTCCAATAGCCTGTTGCATTTACATTTACTTCAATTAAAATCTTATTTGTACTGGTTAAATCTCTACCAACAAAATAATCTCCTTCTATACGTACTGTTGAACAATTTAAAGTGTAATCAACAGCTGCTTTATTTACAAATACATATTTATCTAAACAACTCGATGGTTTACCATTCAACGTAATAGTCAACTTATCACCTAATTCTCCAGTATTATAACCAATATTTGGTGTTCCTACCCCTTCTAAAATTAGGGTATAACTTCCTGCTGATGGGAAAGTCCCCTTTGTTGAAAAATAGTATCCATTTGCTGTAGTAGCTAAGATTTCATAGGTACCTGCTTGGGTTACTGTAACAGGAATAGTCAAATAATTGGCTCCAGTTAAAAACACTCCCTGTTTAAAAGTACCATTACTTGTTATTGCATCACATTGCACTGAAGTAATATCAAATACTGCAGGTGGTGGTGTACCACACATACTCAACCAGTTATCTTGAGCAGCGCTCCAATAGTTAAAACATCCTGTTGTTTTATTGAAAATCAATAAACCATCAGCGCGATTTGCTGGTGTAATTGCGTCGCGTTCTTGTGTGGTTAATCGAGGAGTTAAAAACCCTTTATTTACACTTTCTAGCTCAAGAATGGCTCCTAAACTAGGCACTGCCGTACTTCCTGATATCGTACCATCTTTAATTTTAGTCATATTTGTTTGAGCAATTCCTGAAAAAAGCCCAACAAAAAGTATCAATAGCAATGAAATCACCGATTTCATCCCTTTATATTTTGTATTTGTATAAGACATAATTTGTTTCATTTAAGTAGTTAGTTTTTTTGCATAAAGTCAAACAATAGTTGCTCTAACTGCTCTATTCGTTGAGACAGTGCCGCATTTTGTTCTTTCATTTGTTGCTGATTTTCCAAATTGCTTTGTTCTAACTCTTTAATTTTTTGTTCTTTTTCTCCTAAGGCTTTCTTCTGATCAATAATATGCAGATACAATTCTTCTGTTTTTTCTAACAATTGAATAGACAATTCTGATACATTGAAAGCATATCCCTCCTCCATTTTTGTTAGTTCATGGATTGGCGTAATGCCTGGTAAATGGCGATTTTCTTTGATGTAATCTTCTACAACATCTAAGTTTTTAAAATCATAGTCGTATTTAAGTGAAGAATAGCCATCAAAATAACTTTCAAATACATAATCCGCATAGTAACTATTCACTGCTGTAATACTACCATTCACACGCAATCTTTCATTCGGTGCTCCAGAAGGTTCAGTATAACCGATACCTACCCAACCTTTGGTATAGATATTAGCTGTATTACTAGTAGCAGGTTTTTGTGTTGTATCATCATACCAAGGGTGTTGGTTAATCGAATCTAAATCAAGGGTATGTAGCGTTCTACTTTCATCCGTAAAAAGAAGTGAATTCGTAGCGGCATCAAATTCCAATTTAGTCAAGGTTTCAACACCATCAATTAAGTCTCTCAACTTCAGATTGGTACTTTCCCCTTTTTCATTCGTATAAATTAAAACGTGATCAATAGGATCATATACAAGAGAGGTTACTGTTTCATTTCCTTTCACCAATACATTTAAATCAATCGGATGAGCAACATTCTTCTCATCGGTATAGGTCAGTGTATAAACATCGATTTCCTGTCCATCATCATTCGTTTCTCTTGTCACAACATTTTCAAGTGTAGTTAACGTTTCGTATAACTTTACTTCATCTTCTAAGTTTATTGTATGTTTGACCTCCTGTGCATCATAATAATAGAATTTTTTCGTTACTTCATCATATCCTACATTTCCATATTTCCCTTTTAGGTTATTGAAAATGTTCGTCATGAATTCACTATTATTTGTAATCTGATCAATGAAATCAATATTATCACCCAATTGCGTGATAAACTCGTTATTATCTACTAAGTTGGTAATAAACGTACTGTTATTTGCAATTTCAGCTACTGCTAAACGAACTGAATAACCCGCTGAATCGGTCACAACTAAGTGATCTTGATCTAAAGTGAAACTAAAGTTTACCGTATTCAATGATGACCAATCGATATTATGTTCTATCCCTTGTTCGTCATAGTAAACAAACGTATTGGTTGTTGGATTGTAATTTACATTACCATATTTCCCTCTTAATTCATTGATGATATTTTCAATAAACTCATTGTTATTAGTAATCTGTTCGATGAAATCAATATTATCACCCAATTGCGTGATAAACTCTTGATTTTGGACTAATTCCGTAACAAACACATCGTTATTCGCGATAATTTTACCTAAATCGTCAATAGCTACTGTAAAACGAGAACCATCGGTATCTGTAATTACCAATACATCATTCGCTTTATCTATTTCAAACGTTGCTATTTTAGTATTTCCTAAAACATCCCAACTAATAGGTACTACTTGACCATTGGTATCATAATAGAAGAAAGAATCTGTGGCCGTATCATAACCAACATTTCCATATTTATCTTTAAGTTCGTTGATGATATTTTCAATAAACTCATTGTTGTTGGTAATCTGGTTGATGAAATCAATATTGTCACCCAATTGCGTAATAAACTCTTGATTTTCAACTAAATTTGTAATAAACGTACTGTTATTTGCAATTTCGGATACTGCCAATCGAACTGAATCACCAGCTGAATCGGTCACCACTAAATGATCCTGATCTAAAGTGAAACTAAAGTTTACTGTATTTAAGGAAGACCAATCGATATTGTGTTCTACACCTTGCTCATCATAGTAAACGAAAGTATTCGTTGTAGGATTGTAGTTTACATTACCATATTTCCCTTTTAACTCGTTGATGATATTTTCAATAAACTCATTGTTGTTGGTAATCTGGTTGATAAACTCAATATTATCACCCAATTGCGTGATAAATTCACTGTTTTCAACCAAATTGGTAATAAACGTACTGTTATTTGCGATTTCTTTTACAGCTAAGTACACACTGTGATTCTCTGTATCCGTCACAATTAGTGAATCTTCACCATTTGCAGGATTTATACCTATAGTAAAGGTATTGTTCATTCTATCAATCAATGTTTCTCCAGAAAGTAAAGGAGTCCATGCATTGGATTTCCAATAATAGAATCCTGCTTCTAAACTGAGATTTCCAGTGTGGTAAACTAATAAACTTTCATCAGGGATACCTGTTATAGGATCTGTCTGATCTAAAGCAACAAGTTCAACTCTAGGGATTAAAACACCTTTGTTCGTAGATACGATATCCAGCTGTGCTGATTTAGCTGCTACTTTCGTACCGATACCTACTTGAGCTATTGCCGAACCACTTAGCATAAGTGCTACTAGGGGAATTACTCTTTTTATCATATTTTTTGTTTTTGTTTTGTTATATAACACTTAAATCTTATATGGTAACAAAGTTACAACCAATGATTATTATTTTATAATAAATCATAATTTTTACCAAATACATCAATTAAATCAAAAAATTATGACAAAATTGTTGTTAATTTCAGCCAATCAAATAACTTTCAACAATACAAAACAAAAACATTTATTCTCGTAAAGCGAATAAAAAAAGAACTAAAAAACAAACGATAGGAATAAGTAAAAAATAACGCATCGTAAAAAATAAGCAAATCGCAAATCGCATGTTTTTTAATAAAAATTTATAATTTCATTTTTCACATTGGGTTAAGACGGTTTTTTTATAAGGTAAACTACTCAATGACAACAATCAACAGTAGGTATTCAAAAAAAAACTTCATTTATACCTATTTTAAACTTAAAATTAAATAGATATTAAATGTCTTTTTTTTACTATTTCTCACTCCTCGATTTCATACTAAACTTATACAAACAAAAAAGAGTCTAATCCTTGTGGACTAGACTCTTTTTATTTGTATGATTAACTAACTTAAGAAAGCTTATTTAGCCTCTAAAGCTTTTAATTTATCATTCATTTCCAATGCGCGGTAAATGTTTTTTAGCGTTTGAATAGCTTCTTCATTAGTAGGGTTAATTGCTAACACTTTTTCTAAGTCATTCATAGCATCACGATAAATCGCTTTCTTTTCTTTTTGGTACTGCTCGTATTTTTTATTATCTGCAGCAGACATTCCTAAGCTATTCATCTTGTTTGTCAACTCTTCATCTGGTTGTAACTTAATGAATGCCATGTTTAAGTAAGCATTTTCATTTTTAGGATTAATGCGAATTGCTTGCTCGTAGTACTTTCTAGCGTCTTCAATTTTACCAGCTTGGTAACTTGTAACTCCTAGATTGTACAACAATAAATCATCATTTGGGTTTTTACTCAATGCTTCTTTTGCAATTTCTTCATATTTACCCATATTGTTTGATTTCAAATACAAATCCATTTGCGTTAACATCAAGTTTGTATCATCTGGGTTTGCTTTTCTTGCCTCAACAATCGCTTTTTCCGCTTGATCGTATTGTCCTTCTTGGTAATAGATTAACGCTAAATTCTTAACAATCTCTGGACGTTTAGACTCTTCTTTCACTAATTTTGGATCTGTATGTGTTCCTTGTTTCACTAACACATCTCTCATTTTTGAATCTTGACCAAAGTTTTGAACTTCACCTGTAGCTTTTTCAACTGCAGTGTAGTATGATTCATTTCCTTTGTATCCTAAATCAATTAATTGCTTATAGTAAGCTGTTGCTGTAGGATAGTCTTTAGACGTAATTGCTGTTGAAGCAGCGTAGTATAGATATAATGTATCTTTTGGATTGATATCAAACGCTTGCTTAAACTTTTTAGTCGCTCCTTTATAGTTTGAAGAGTTATTATCTTCAATTGCTTTATTAATTACTTTAGAAGCTACAGTTCCTAACTCCTCATTTGCTTGTTTCGCAAATTTGTTGTTTTTATCAATCGCCTCAATTGCTTTATACGCTTCTACCATTCGATCAACATTTGCATCGAAATCTTGGTTTTTCTCAATTTGTTGGAAAGCTAAATTCGATTTTAGATAGTAAAATTGAATTTTTTGGTCATTCGTTGCTTGACCTAAAACACCTTCAACTGCGCTTAATGCTGCATTAGCTTCTGCAACATTTCCTTTTTTAACTGCTTTCTCAGCATCTTTCAACTCTTTCTTTTGAGCCATTGAAAGCCCTGAAATCATTAGAGCAGCTGCTAAATAAACAAATTTTTTATTCATAACTCTGTTGTTTTTATTGATTTATTCTTGATCTTGGTCTTCTTCGTCTAGCTGATCGTCTTCTACTTGTTCATCTAAATCTTCTACGACATCTAATACTGTTCCATCAATTTCTACAAACTCTTGATCTTGATCATCTTCATCATCCTCTTTCATTACTTTACAAACAGCTGCAATTGAATCATTTCCTTTGATGTTAATCAAACGAACCCCTTGAGTTGCACGTCCCATCACACGAAGATCCGAGATACGCATACGAATCGTTAATCCCGATTTATTGATAATCATTAAATCATCCGCATCAGTAACCACGTTAATTGAAACTAATAATCCAGTTTTCTCACTGATATTCATAGTTTTAACTCCTTTACCTCCACGATTCGTTTCTCTATATTCTTCTAAAGCAGAACGCTTACCATATCCATTTTCAGAAACTACTAAGATTTCACTGTTTAAATCACTTACAGATACCATTCCGATTACTTCATCTTTGTCATCTGCTAATGTGATACCGCGAACTCCAGAAGCCGTTCTTCCCATTGGACGAGTTTTCTCCTCATCAAAGCGAACTAATTTTCCAGATTTTACCGCAATTAATACTTTACTCTTACCGTCTGTTAATTTTGCTTCTAGTAATTCATCATCTTCTTTAATCGTAATGGCATTGATACCATTTTGTCTAGGACGAGAATACTGCTCTAATGGTGTTTTCTTCACTTGACCTTGTTTGGTCGCCATGATTACATAGTGATTGTTGATGTACTCTTCATCTTTTAAATCTTGCGTACAAATAAACGCTTTCACTTTGTCGTCATTCTCAATATTAATCAAGTTTTGAATTGCACGACCTTTGCTTACTTTCGTTCCTTCTGGAATTTCGTAAACTCTCATCCAGAAACATTTTCCTTTTTGAGTAAAGAACAACATATATTGGTGGTTTGTAGCAACATACATATGCTCCAAGAAATCTTGATCTCTTGTTCCTGCTGATTTTTGCCCTACTCCTCCTCTATTTTGTGTTTTGTATTCTGAAAGTGGTGTACGCTTAATATATCCTGCGTGAGAAATCGTAATTACTACTTGCTCGTCTGCGATAAGGTCTGTAATACTTACATCTCCTCCAGCGTATTCAATAACCGAACGACGCTCATCACCAAATTTTTCTTTTACTTCAATTAATTCCTCTTTAATTAAGTTCATTCGCATTTCTTTGCTTGCTAATAACTCTCTTAAATGATTAATTAACTTCATAATTTCTTCATACTCCGCACGTAGTTTATCTTGCTCTAGTCCAGTTAACTGACGTAAACGCATTTCAACAATAGCACGGGCTTGAATTTCAGATAAAGCGAAACGCTCAATTAATTTAGCTCTTGCTTCATCTGCATTGCTAGAAGAACGAATTAAAGCAATTACTTCATCAATATTATCTGATGCAATGATTAATCCTTCTAAAATATGCGCACGCTCTTCTGCTTTTCTTAATTCATATTGCGTACGTCTAACTACTACATCGTGTCTATGTTCAACGAAATGGTAGATTAACTCTTTTAAATTCAGCGTTTGCGGGCGTCCATCAACCAATGCGATATTATTCACACTGAAAGACGATTGCAACTGCGTATATTTATATAAAGTATTTAATACAATGTTTGGAATAGCATCGCGTTTCAATACGTATACGATACGCATCCCTTTACGATCCGATTCATCGCGAATAGTAGCAATACCTTCGATTTTCTTATCGTTAACAGCTTCTGCTGTTTTCTTAATCATCTCGGCTTTGTTCACCTGGAACGGAATTTCCGTTACCACGATACACTCTCTACCATCCACTTCTTCAAAATTGGCTTTTGCACGCATTACTACACGTCCACGTCCCGTTTTGAAAGCTTCTCTTACTCCTTCATAACCATAGATAACTCCTCCGGTAGGGAAATCAGGTGCTTTGATGTGGTTCATCAATTCATCAATTTCGATATCGTTATTATCGATATAGGCTAATGTTCCATCAATAACTTCTGAAAGATTATGTGGCGCCATATTCGTCGCCATACCTACAGCAATACCCGAAGCACCATTAACCAATAAGGTAGGAATACGCGTAGGCATTACCTTTGGCTCTTCTAAGGTGTCGTCAAAGTTTAACTGGAAATCAACGGTTTCTTTATCAATATCGGCAAGAATTTCTTCAGATATCTTCTTCATTCTAGCCTCTGTATAACGCATTGCAGCAGGGCTATCTCCATCTACAGATCCAAAGTTACCTTGTCCATCTACAAGCAAGTAACGCATACTCCAATCTTGAGCCATACGCACCATAGCGTCATATACAGAACTATCCCCGTGTGGGTGGTATTTACCTAAAACTTCCCCTACAATTCTGGCAGACTTTTTATGTGCTCTATTAGACATCACGCCTAACTCGTACATACCAAATAACACTCTACGATGCACAGGTTTTAAGCCATCTCTAACATCAGGAAGCGCTCGAGATACAATCACGGACATTGAATAATCAATGTAGGCTGATTTCATCTGTTCCTCAATGTTAATAGGAATCAACTTTTCTCCTTCAGACATAAGTATATTAAATTTAAATTGTCATTATTAAACGTGCTAATATACAGTTTTTATAGCGTTTTTCCATACTCTAGAGCCATGAAAAATTCATTTTTTTAGTGTTTTTCTAAATTTTTTATTCCTTCAATCGAAATAGAGTCATTTTAAGGCGTAAATAAGCCACTTTTAAGAGGAAGCTGTACCCTTTAGGGATGGTGAGGCAGTGAGACGGTGAGAGGGTGAGACGGTGAGAGGGTGAGGTGGTGAGATGATGAGGGGGTGAGATGATGGGGCGGTGAAATCGGAACGAAGTGTAGATTCATCGAATACGAAAACAAATATAAACCCATGAGATAGATGGTGAGGGGGTGAGATGTAAAATCTCGTAGTGGCAAATGGCAATTTGCCAAATAACCGGATGATTTCCGACAAAACCTCACAAAGAACAAACTTCACAACCCACAATAAAAAAATCTCACCTTTTGGTGAGATCTTTTTTATTCTAATCGATGATGTATCTGTTTAAAATAATCAAAGGCTTTACTTACCCTTGTTCCGTACCAACTAAACATTTCACCTTCCACAAAAATGGTTTTTCCATGGTGTGTAAATCGTCCAATCTCAAATGCATCTTCTTCTTGAAAGGCATACGGAATAGAAGGTAAAAAAACCAGCTCAGGATCACCTTGGATTCGAATCTTTCTTATTTCTACCTCGGGATACTGTTCTGTTCGAACTGCATAAACATTCTCAAACTTATTTAGCGTTAAAAGCTCTTGTACAAAAGTGCCTTCTCCAGCTACAACAAACGGATCTTTCCCTACAAAATAAGCAACTTTAAAACCTGGCTTATCACGAACGAAGTCCATCAAGTCCTTCTGTCCGAATTGTAGCTTATCTATCCATTTACGCGCTTCTGTTCGTTTATTAAACAATTGACCTA
The window above is part of the Myroides odoratus DSM 2801 genome. Proteins encoded here:
- a CDS encoding tetratricopeptide repeat protein, translating into MNKKFVYLAAALMISGLSMAQKKELKDAEKAVKKGNVAEANAALSAVEGVLGQATNDQKIQFYYLKSNLAFQQIEKNQDFDANVDRMVEAYKAIEAIDKNNKFAKQANEELGTVASKVINKAIEDNNSSNYKGATKKFKQAFDINPKDTLYLYYAASTAITSKDYPTATAYYKQLIDLGYKGNESYYTAVEKATGEVQNFGQDSKMRDVLVKQGTHTDPKLVKEESKRPEIVKNLALIYYQEGQYDQAEKAIVEARKANPDDTNLMLTQMDLYLKSNNMGKYEEIAKEALSKNPNDDLLLYNLGVTSYQAGKIEDARKYYEQAIRINPKNENAYLNMAFIKLQPDEELTNKMNSLGMSAADNKKYEQYQKEKKAIYRDAMNDLEKVLAINPTNEEAIQTLKNIYRALEMNDKLKALEAK
- the gyrA gene encoding DNA gyrase subunit A, with translation MSEGEKLIPINIEEQMKSAYIDYSMSVIVSRALPDVRDGLKPVHRRVLFGMYELGVMSNRAHKKSARIVGEVLGKYHPHGDSSVYDAMVRMAQDWSMRYLLVDGQGNFGSVDGDSPAAMRYTEARMKKISEEILADIDKETVDFQLNFDDTLEEPKVMPTRIPTLLVNGASGIAVGMATNMAPHNLSEVIDGTLAYIDNNDIEIDELMNHIKAPDFPTGGVIYGYEGVREAFKTGRGRVVMRAKANFEEVDGRECIVVTEIPFQVNKAEMIKKTAEAVNDKKIEGIATIRDESDRKGMRIVYVLKRDAIPNIVLNTLYKYTQLQSSFSVNNIALVDGRPQTLNLKELIYHFVEHRHDVVVRRTQYELRKAEERAHILEGLIIASDNIDEVIALIRSSSNADEARAKLIERFALSEIQARAIVEMRLRQLTGLEQDKLRAEYEEIMKLINHLRELLASKEMRMNLIKEELIEVKEKFGDERRSVIEYAGGDVSITDLIADEQVVITISHAGYIKRTPLSEYKTQNRGGVGQKSAGTRDQDFLEHMYVATNHQYMLFFTQKGKCFWMRVYEIPEGTKVSKGRAIQNLINIENDDKVKAFICTQDLKDEEYINNHYVIMATKQGQVKKTPLEQYSRPRQNGINAITIKEDDELLEAKLTDGKSKVLIAVKSGKLVRFDEEKTRPMGRTASGVRGITLADDKDEVIGMVSVSDLNSEILVVSENGYGKRSALEEYRETNRGGKGVKTMNISEKTGLLVSINVVTDADDLMIINKSGLTIRMRISDLRVMGRATQGVRLINIKGNDSIAAVCKVMKEDDEDDQDQEFVEIDGTVLDVVEDLDEQVEDDQLDEEDQDQE
- a CDS encoding ABC transporter substrate-binding protein — protein: MIVVKDQLGREHRFEQVPKRIVSLVPALTETLFDLGLEDELVGITTACMHPYHLRVTKATIGEVNKVEVEQIKLLQPDIIIASPAENTLEEIERLKGICPIWLVDVRTMDQNIQLIEALGQLFNKRTEARKWIDKLQFGQKDLMDFVRDKPGFKVAYFVGKDPFVVAGEGTFVQELLTLNKFENVYAVRTEQYPEVEIRKIRIQGDPELVFLPSIPYAFQEEDAFEIGRFTHHGKTIFVEGEMFSWYGTRVSKAFDYFKQIHHRLE